The following proteins come from a genomic window of Populus nigra chromosome 6, ddPopNigr1.1, whole genome shotgun sequence:
- the LOC133696986 gene encoding uncharacterized protein LOC133696986 isoform X3, with protein MRRLKMMIVMLQVAKMIRILKPLKLSLMKSMYKACHKGTVASKKKKKATLHRVICSMKRQQRLSLENSNSNCYSLFNHLKDAQGFAEKLFCRLQTSNECFDVPPDAVEPLFKQVVNQFVRDRSRPEAISVGQEKRRKQNRSGEQFRGKKAWK; from the exons ATGAGAAGATTGAAGATGATGATAGTGATGCTTCAAGTGGCGAAGATGATCCGAATCCTCAAACCGCTCAAGTTGTCATTAATGAAGAGTATGTATAAG GCATGCCATAAAGGTACAGTAGCTagtaagaagaaaaagaaagcaacaCTGCACCGTGTCATATGTAGCATGAAAAGGCAGCAAAGATTGTCATTGGAAAACAGCAATTCGAATTGTTATTCACTATTCAACCATCTCAAAGATGCACAG GGGTTTGCTGAGAAGTTATTTTGTCGCCTTCAGACTTCCAATGAATGTTTTGAT GTGCCTCCCGATGCAGTTGAGCCACTGTTCAAACAAGTAGTAAATCAGTTTGTACGTGATCGTTCACGTCCCGAG GCCATTTCTGTTGGacaagagaaaaggagaaagcaGAACCGTTCTGGCGAGCAGTTCCGGGGGAAGAAAGCATGGAAATGA
- the LOC133696217 gene encoding D-cysteine desulfhydrase 2, mitochondrial isoform X1: MKLQGLSSIRTIKAMKTGLCSAQFSSHSQGLPKVKLSDEELVSKVLNRRWMLHIPDTEIHQIKLSPSQGRNRDGPSGNLPFLNNTRPYFGDDLMEKGSEDPFFYVVRDDLLHPLVNGNKARKLDALLPLLLDYSVTDVVTCGGCQSAHAAAVAVSCAERGLKSHLLLRGEQPEILTGYNLISTIYGDITYVPRSIYAHRMNMLKSHADLVASNSGHILCCNDILESSLSAQSGTPSSGHIDAHGNTENHPRKVVIINEGAGDVVALLGVIRLVQYLCQSHLLGKERQIKLVVDAGTGTTAIGLGIGAQCLGLPWEVTAVMLADTIDAYRQQEQKLISDFRTQFGFHLTDHCLNEVDGVVHWVARCHQRKFGNILEGETETCQQIAQQTGILLDPVYTLAAWEMATQLSREEMEGGARVVMLHTGGTLGMFGLAQRYKSYFHKLKEGLSSVKVALH; the protein is encoded by the exons ATGAAACTACAAGGTTTAAGCAGTATAAGAACAATCAAGGCCATGAAAACCGGGCTTTGCTCGGCTCAGTTTTCAAGTCATTCTCAg GGTCTTCCTAAAGTTAAACTGAGCGATGAAGAGTTAGTGTCAAAGGTGCTTAATAGAAGATGGATGTTACATATCCCAGATACTGAAATTCACCAAATAAAGCTTTCTCCATCGCAAGGACGAAATAGGGATGGACCATCTGGTAACTTACCCTTTTTGAACAATACCAGACCATATTTTGGTGATGACTTGATGGAGAAGGGCAGTGAAGATCCTTTCTTCTATGTTGTAAGGGATGATTTGTTGCATCCGTTGGTAAATGGTAATAAAGCGAGAAAACTAGATGCATTGCTCCCCCTCCTTCTAGATTATTCTGTGACTGATGTG GTTACATGTGGAGGCTGTCAAAGTGCGCACGCAGCAGCTGTTG CTGTTTCATGTGCTGAGAGAGGGCTAAAATCACATTTGCTTCTGAGAGGAGAGCAGCCTGAAATTCTGACCGGTTATAACCTAATTTCAACAATATATGGAGATATCACTTATGTTCCTAGATCTATTTATGCCCATCGGATGAATATGCTGAAGAGTCATGCTGATTTGGTGGCAAGCAACTCTGGCCATATTTTATGCTGTAATGACATCCTTGAGTCTTCTTTATCAGCCCAGTCTGGTACTCCAAGCTCTGGGCACATAGATGCTCATGGAAACACCGAGAACCATCCAAGAAAGGTCGTAATCATCAATGAAGGAGCAGGGGATGTTGTAGCATTACTAG GTGTCATTCGCCTGGTGCAGTATCTGTGCCAGAGTCATTTACTTGGAAAAGAGAGACAGATAAAGCTGGTTGTAGATGCTGGCACTGGAACAACAGCCATTGGTTTGGGAATTGGAGCCCAGTGTTTAGG GCTCCCATGGGAGGTAACTGCAGTCATGTTGGCTGATACAATTGATGCATACAGACAACAAGAGCAAAAATTAATCTCTGATTTCAGGACACAATTTGGTTTTCATCTTACTGACCATTGCTTGAATGAAGTAGATGGAGTTGTTCATTGGGTCGCGCGCTGCCATCAGAGAAA ATTTGGCAATATTTTGGAAGGAGAAACAGAGACATGCCAACAAATTGCACAGCAGACTGGTATTCTATTGGATCCTGTGTATACTTTGGCTGCATGGGAAATGGCAACACAACTTAGCAGGGAAGAAATGGAAGGGGGTGCACGAGTGGTGATGCTTCACACAGGGGGCACTCTAGGCATGTTTGGTTTAGCACAGAGGTATAAATCTTACTTCCATAAGCTCAAAGAAGGATTATCCTCTGTAAAAGTTGCACTTCATTAA
- the LOC133696217 gene encoding D-cysteine desulfhydrase 2, mitochondrial isoform X4 has product MVTCGGCQSAHAAAVAVSCAERGLKSHLLLRGEQPEILTGYNLISTIYGDITYVPRSIYAHRMNMLKSHADLVASNSGHILCCNDILESSLSAQSGTPSSGHIDAHGNTENHPRKVVIINEGAGDVVALLGVIRLVQYLCQSHLLGKERQIKLVVDAGTGTTAIGLGIGAQCLGLPWEVTAVMLADTIDAYRQQEQKLISDFRTQFGFHLTDHCLNEVDGVVHWVARCHQRKFGNILEGETETCQQIAQQTGILLDPVYTLAAWEMATQLSREEMEGGARVVMLHTGGTLGMFGLAQRYKSYFHKLKEGLSSVKVALH; this is encoded by the exons ATG GTTACATGTGGAGGCTGTCAAAGTGCGCACGCAGCAGCTGTTG CTGTTTCATGTGCTGAGAGAGGGCTAAAATCACATTTGCTTCTGAGAGGAGAGCAGCCTGAAATTCTGACCGGTTATAACCTAATTTCAACAATATATGGAGATATCACTTATGTTCCTAGATCTATTTATGCCCATCGGATGAATATGCTGAAGAGTCATGCTGATTTGGTGGCAAGCAACTCTGGCCATATTTTATGCTGTAATGACATCCTTGAGTCTTCTTTATCAGCCCAGTCTGGTACTCCAAGCTCTGGGCACATAGATGCTCATGGAAACACCGAGAACCATCCAAGAAAGGTCGTAATCATCAATGAAGGAGCAGGGGATGTTGTAGCATTACTAG GTGTCATTCGCCTGGTGCAGTATCTGTGCCAGAGTCATTTACTTGGAAAAGAGAGACAGATAAAGCTGGTTGTAGATGCTGGCACTGGAACAACAGCCATTGGTTTGGGAATTGGAGCCCAGTGTTTAGG GCTCCCATGGGAGGTAACTGCAGTCATGTTGGCTGATACAATTGATGCATACAGACAACAAGAGCAAAAATTAATCTCTGATTTCAGGACACAATTTGGTTTTCATCTTACTGACCATTGCTTGAATGAAGTAGATGGAGTTGTTCATTGGGTCGCGCGCTGCCATCAGAGAAA ATTTGGCAATATTTTGGAAGGAGAAACAGAGACATGCCAACAAATTGCACAGCAGACTGGTATTCTATTGGATCCTGTGTATACTTTGGCTGCATGGGAAATGGCAACACAACTTAGCAGGGAAGAAATGGAAGGGGGTGCACGAGTGGTGATGCTTCACACAGGGGGCACTCTAGGCATGTTTGGTTTAGCACAGAGGTATAAATCTTACTTCCATAAGCTCAAAGAAGGATTATCCTCTGTAAAAGTTGCACTTCATTAA
- the LOC133697026 gene encoding oxysterol-binding protein-related protein 1D-like yields MNPLCCIAPVSIDRDRANPVVAKSASQSQLGLDSSLRTLNQSSKQSFSVQASRDLDKFSSIVSQEIEDSKVYSVSGSVSVAGILYKWVNYGKGWRSRWFMLEDGVLSYYKIHGPDKILTSPAGRDKGVRVIGEGSLRYMKKVNWSCSSSSSSSNGGGGNNRLRQCKPFGEIHLKVSSFRASKSDDKRLTIFTGTKTLHLCCVTREDRAAWVEALQAAKDLFPRALTSSDFSPSEDVVISTEKLRSRLVQEGVGETVVKDCESIMLSELSEMQNKLKALQHKHITLLDTLRQLETEKIELETTVVDETKERDSYCGQANRRFSDFYSVMSEASASDFDADNESQDGGDVESDEDDGIFFDTNDFLSADALRSASYRSREATGNAGIYDKDGSDHLLGAEKEIMTIQYPYVKRRDNLPEPKEKEKPVGLWSIIKDNIGKDLSGVCLPVYFNEPLSSLQKCFEDLEYSYLVDRALEWGKQGNDLMRILNIAAFAVSGYASTEGRQCKPFNPLLGETYEADYPDKGLRFFSEKVSHHPMVVACHCEGRGWKFWADSNLKGKFWGRSIQLDPVGVLTLQFEDGETFQWSKVTTSIYNIILGKIYCDHYGTMRIKGSGNYSCKLKFKEQSIIDRNPHQVHGFVQDNRTGEKVAMLVGKWDEAVYYVLGDPTTKPKGYDPMTEAVLLWERDKSVTKTRYNLTPFAISLNELTPGLLEKLPPTDSRLRPDQRHLENGEYELANSEKLRLEQLQRQARKLQERGWQPRWFRKDEDGCYCYMGGYWDARERKNWDRIPDIFGQSTDPFSCLAEE; encoded by the exons ATGAATCCTCTCTGCTGCATTGCTCCGGTATCCATCGATCGGGATCGGGCCAACCCGGTTGTGGCCAAATCAGCGAGTCAGTCGCAATTAGGACTTGATTCTTCACTTAGAACCCTAAATCAAAGTTCAAAACAGAGTTTTTCAGTTCAGGCATCTCGCGACCTCGACAAGTTTTCATCGATTGTAAGTCAAGAAATCGAAGACTCGAAGGTTTATAGTGTGAGTGGGAGCGTGAGTGTAGCGGGTATTCTGTACAAATGGGTGAATTATGGGAAGGGATGGAGGTCTCGGTGGTTTATGCTTGAAGATGGAGTGCTGTCGTATTATAAGATTCATGGACCTGATAAGATTTTGACGAGCCCAGCAGGTAGAGACAAGGGAGTTAGGGTTATCGGAGAAGGTTCTTTGAGGTACATGAAAAAAGTCAATTGGAGctgtagcagcagcagcagcagcagtaatggtggtggtggtaataATCGGCTCAGGCAGTGCAAGCCATTCGGCGAAATTCACTTGAAG GTTTCTTCATTTCGAGCTAGCAAATCAGATGACAAGAGGCTCACCATATTCACTGGAACAAAAACTCTTCACTTGTGTTGCGTAACGAGAGAAGATAGAGCTGCATGGGTTGAGGCCCTGCAGGCTGCTAAAGATCTTTTCCCTAGAGCGTTGACAAGCAGTGATTTTTCACCTTCTGAAGATGTTGTCATTTCAACTGAGAAGTTAAGATCACGGCTAGTGCAGGAAGGTGTTGGCGAGACAGTCGTCAAAGATTGTGAGTCCATTATGTTATCAGAACTATCTGAGATGCAAAACAAGTTGAAGGCTCTGCAACATAAACACATCACGTTGCTGGACACATTGAGGCAATTAGAG ACAGAGAAAATTGAGCTGGAAACTACTGTGGTAGATGAAACAAAGGAACGCGATTCATATTGTGGACAAGCAAATAGACGATTTAGTG ATTTCTATTCTGTCATGTCAGAGGCTAGTGCGAGTGATTTTGATGCTGATAATGAAAGTCAAGATGGAGGAGATGTTGAATCAGATGAAGATGACGGTATATTCTTTGATACAAATGACTTTTTGTCTGCAGATGCTTTAAGAAGTGCTTCCTATCGGAGTAGGGAAGCTACTGGAAATGCTGGTATATATGATAAAGATGGTTCTGATCATTTGCTTGGGGCTGAGAAGGAGATCATGACAATTCAATATCCGTATGTTAAAAGAAGGGATAATTTGCCAGAACCGAAGGAGAAAGAGAAGCCTGTTGGACTATGGTCAATTATCAAGGACAATATCGGGAAGGACTTGTCTGGTGTTTGTCTTCCTGTTTATTTTAATGAACCACTCTCTTCATTGCAGAAGTGCTTTGAGGATTTGGAGTACTCGTACTTGGTTGACCGAGCATTGGAATGGGGAAAGCAG GGGAACGATTTGATGAGAATTCTAAACATTGCAGCTTTTGCTGTATCTGGGTATGCCTCAACAGAAGGTCGACAGTGCAAACCCTTCAACCCTCTCCTTGGGGAGACCTACGAGGCTGACTATCCAGATAAAGGACTTCGTTTTTTCTCAGAAAAA GTTAGTCACCACCCTATGGTAGTTGCTTGCCACTGTGAGGGAAGAGGCTGGAAGTTCTGGGCTGACTCCAATCTCAAAGGGAAGTTTTGGGGGCGGTCTATTCAGCTTGATCCTGTTGGTGTCCTCACCCTCCAGTTTGAGGACGGTGAGACCTTTCAGTGGAGCAAGGTCACCACCTCCATATACAACATTATACTTGGTAAAATTTATTGTGACCACTATGGAACAATGCGCATCAAGGGCAGTGGAAACTACTCTTGCAAGCTCAAGTTCAAGGAGCAGTCCATCATAGACCGGAATCCCCATcag GTCCATGGTTTTGTACAAGATAATAGAACAGGAGAGAAGGTAGCAATGCTGGTTGGGAAGTGGGATGAAGCAGTGTATTATGTGCTTGGGGATCCAACTACAAAGCCAAAGGGTTATGATCCAATGACGGAGGCTGTCTTGCTCTGGGAAAGGGACAAATCTGTTACCAAGACGAGATACAATCTCACCCCTTTTGCAATATCTTTGAATGAACTCACTCCTGGCTTGTTGGAAAAATTGCCTCCTACCGACTCAAGATTGAGACCAGATCAGAGACACTTAGAAAATGGGGAATATGAGTTGGCTAATTCAGAGAAGTTGAGACTGGAGCAGCTACAAAGACAG GCAAGGAAATTGCAGGAAAGGGGGTGGCAACCAAGATGGTTTCGGAAGGACGAGGATGGATGTTATTGTTATATGGGTGGGTACTGGGAcgcaagagaaagaaagaactgGGACAGAATTCCTGATATATTCGGTCAGAGCACTGATCCGTTTTCATGTTTAGCAGAAGAGTAA
- the LOC133696217 gene encoding D-cysteine desulfhydrase 2, mitochondrial isoform X3 gives MWLHVEAVKVRTQQLLVAVSCAERGLKSHLLLRGEQPEILTGYNLISTIYGDITYVPRSIYAHRMNMLKSHADLVASNSGHILCCNDILESSLSAQSGTPSSGHIDAHGNTENHPRKVVIINEGAGDVVALLGVIRLVQYLCQSHLLGKERQIKLVVDAGTGTTAIGLGIGAQCLGLPWEVTAVMLADTIDAYRQQEQKLISDFRTQFGFHLTDHCLNEVDGVVHWVARCHQRKFGNILEGETETCQQIAQQTGILLDPVYTLAAWEMATQLSREEMEGGARVVMLHTGGTLGMFGLAQRYKSYFHKLKEGLSSVKVALH, from the exons ATGTG GTTACATGTGGAGGCTGTCAAAGTGCGCACGCAGCAGCTGTTGGTAG CTGTTTCATGTGCTGAGAGAGGGCTAAAATCACATTTGCTTCTGAGAGGAGAGCAGCCTGAAATTCTGACCGGTTATAACCTAATTTCAACAATATATGGAGATATCACTTATGTTCCTAGATCTATTTATGCCCATCGGATGAATATGCTGAAGAGTCATGCTGATTTGGTGGCAAGCAACTCTGGCCATATTTTATGCTGTAATGACATCCTTGAGTCTTCTTTATCAGCCCAGTCTGGTACTCCAAGCTCTGGGCACATAGATGCTCATGGAAACACCGAGAACCATCCAAGAAAGGTCGTAATCATCAATGAAGGAGCAGGGGATGTTGTAGCATTACTAG GTGTCATTCGCCTGGTGCAGTATCTGTGCCAGAGTCATTTACTTGGAAAAGAGAGACAGATAAAGCTGGTTGTAGATGCTGGCACTGGAACAACAGCCATTGGTTTGGGAATTGGAGCCCAGTGTTTAGG GCTCCCATGGGAGGTAACTGCAGTCATGTTGGCTGATACAATTGATGCATACAGACAACAAGAGCAAAAATTAATCTCTGATTTCAGGACACAATTTGGTTTTCATCTTACTGACCATTGCTTGAATGAAGTAGATGGAGTTGTTCATTGGGTCGCGCGCTGCCATCAGAGAAA ATTTGGCAATATTTTGGAAGGAGAAACAGAGACATGCCAACAAATTGCACAGCAGACTGGTATTCTATTGGATCCTGTGTATACTTTGGCTGCATGGGAAATGGCAACACAACTTAGCAGGGAAGAAATGGAAGGGGGTGCACGAGTGGTGATGCTTCACACAGGGGGCACTCTAGGCATGTTTGGTTTAGCACAGAGGTATAAATCTTACTTCCATAAGCTCAAAGAAGGATTATCCTCTGTAAAAGTTGCACTTCATTAA
- the LOC133696217 gene encoding D-cysteine desulfhydrase 2, mitochondrial isoform X5: protein MHFTAVSCAERGLKSHLLLRGEQPEILTGYNLISTIYGDITYVPRSIYAHRMNMLKSHADLVASNSGHILCCNDILESSLSAQSGTPSSGHIDAHGNTENHPRKVVIINEGAGDVVALLGVIRLVQYLCQSHLLGKERQIKLVVDAGTGTTAIGLGIGAQCLGLPWEVTAVMLADTIDAYRQQEQKLISDFRTQFGFHLTDHCLNEVDGVVHWVARCHQRKFGNILEGETETCQQIAQQTGILLDPVYTLAAWEMATQLSREEMEGGARVVMLHTGGTLGMFGLAQRYKSYFHKLKEGLSSVKVALH, encoded by the exons ATGCATTTTACAGCTGTTTCATGTGCTGAGAGAGGGCTAAAATCACATTTGCTTCTGAGAGGAGAGCAGCCTGAAATTCTGACCGGTTATAACCTAATTTCAACAATATATGGAGATATCACTTATGTTCCTAGATCTATTTATGCCCATCGGATGAATATGCTGAAGAGTCATGCTGATTTGGTGGCAAGCAACTCTGGCCATATTTTATGCTGTAATGACATCCTTGAGTCTTCTTTATCAGCCCAGTCTGGTACTCCAAGCTCTGGGCACATAGATGCTCATGGAAACACCGAGAACCATCCAAGAAAGGTCGTAATCATCAATGAAGGAGCAGGGGATGTTGTAGCATTACTAG GTGTCATTCGCCTGGTGCAGTATCTGTGCCAGAGTCATTTACTTGGAAAAGAGAGACAGATAAAGCTGGTTGTAGATGCTGGCACTGGAACAACAGCCATTGGTTTGGGAATTGGAGCCCAGTGTTTAGG GCTCCCATGGGAGGTAACTGCAGTCATGTTGGCTGATACAATTGATGCATACAGACAACAAGAGCAAAAATTAATCTCTGATTTCAGGACACAATTTGGTTTTCATCTTACTGACCATTGCTTGAATGAAGTAGATGGAGTTGTTCATTGGGTCGCGCGCTGCCATCAGAGAAA ATTTGGCAATATTTTGGAAGGAGAAACAGAGACATGCCAACAAATTGCACAGCAGACTGGTATTCTATTGGATCCTGTGTATACTTTGGCTGCATGGGAAATGGCAACACAACTTAGCAGGGAAGAAATGGAAGGGGGTGCACGAGTGGTGATGCTTCACACAGGGGGCACTCTAGGCATGTTTGGTTTAGCACAGAGGTATAAATCTTACTTCCATAAGCTCAAAGAAGGATTATCCTCTGTAAAAGTTGCACTTCATTAA
- the LOC133696986 gene encoding uncharacterized protein LOC133696986 isoform X2 has protein sequence MEVQTLGNRTSRKLAFTHVVHSIRRMNKQHKNEANYRVLQNILFSMLLKMMIVMLQVAKMIRILKPLKLSLMKSMYKACHKGTVASKKKKKATLHRVICSMKRQQRLSLENSNSNCYSLFNHLKDAQVPPDAVEPLFKQVVNQFVRDRSRPEAISVGQEKRRKQNRSGEQFRGKKAWK, from the exons ATGGAGGTTCAAACACTGGGAAATAGGACATCGAGGAAATTGGCTTTTACTCATGTTGTTCATAGCATTAGGAGGATGAATAAGCAGCATAAAAATGAGGCTAACTATCGGGTCCTTCAAAATATCCTCTTTTCCATGCT ATTGAAGATGATGATAGTGATGCTTCAAGTGGCGAAGATGATCCGAATCCTCAAACCGCTCAAGTTGTCATTAATGAAGAGTATGTATAAG GCATGCCATAAAGGTACAGTAGCTagtaagaagaaaaagaaagcaacaCTGCACCGTGTCATATGTAGCATGAAAAGGCAGCAAAGATTGTCATTGGAAAACAGCAATTCGAATTGTTATTCACTATTCAACCATCTCAAAGATGCACAG GTGCCTCCCGATGCAGTTGAGCCACTGTTCAAACAAGTAGTAAATCAGTTTGTACGTGATCGTTCACGTCCCGAG GCCATTTCTGTTGGacaagagaaaaggagaaagcaGAACCGTTCTGGCGAGCAGTTCCGGGGGAAGAAAGCATGGAAATGA
- the LOC133696986 gene encoding uncharacterized protein LOC133696986 isoform X1, whose product MEVQTLGNRTSRKLAFTHVVHSIRRMNKQHKNEANYRVLQNILFSMLLKMMIVMLQVAKMIRILKPLKLSLMKSMYKACHKGTVASKKKKKATLHRVICSMKRQQRLSLENSNSNCYSLFNHLKDAQGFAEKLFCRLQTSNECFDVPPDAVEPLFKQVVNQFVRDRSRPEAISVGQEKRRKQNRSGEQFRGKKAWK is encoded by the exons ATGGAGGTTCAAACACTGGGAAATAGGACATCGAGGAAATTGGCTTTTACTCATGTTGTTCATAGCATTAGGAGGATGAATAAGCAGCATAAAAATGAGGCTAACTATCGGGTCCTTCAAAATATCCTCTTTTCCATGCT ATTGAAGATGATGATAGTGATGCTTCAAGTGGCGAAGATGATCCGAATCCTCAAACCGCTCAAGTTGTCATTAATGAAGAGTATGTATAAG GCATGCCATAAAGGTACAGTAGCTagtaagaagaaaaagaaagcaacaCTGCACCGTGTCATATGTAGCATGAAAAGGCAGCAAAGATTGTCATTGGAAAACAGCAATTCGAATTGTTATTCACTATTCAACCATCTCAAAGATGCACAG GGGTTTGCTGAGAAGTTATTTTGTCGCCTTCAGACTTCCAATGAATGTTTTGAT GTGCCTCCCGATGCAGTTGAGCCACTGTTCAAACAAGTAGTAAATCAGTTTGTACGTGATCGTTCACGTCCCGAG GCCATTTCTGTTGGacaagagaaaaggagaaagcaGAACCGTTCTGGCGAGCAGTTCCGGGGGAAGAAAGCATGGAAATGA
- the LOC133696217 gene encoding putative D-cysteine desulfhydrase 2, mitochondrial isoform X2, protein MKLQGLSSIRTIKAMKTGLCSAQFSSHSQGLPKVKLSDEELVSKVLNRRWMLHIPDTEIHQIKLSPSQGRNRDGPSGNLPFLNNTRPYFGDDLMEKGSEDPFFYVVRDDLLHPLVNGNKARKLDALLPLLLDYSVTDVVTCGGCQSAHAAAVAQSGTPSSGHIDAHGNTENHPRKVVIINEGAGDVVALLGVIRLVQYLCQSHLLGKERQIKLVVDAGTGTTAIGLGIGAQCLGLPWEVTAVMLADTIDAYRQQEQKLISDFRTQFGFHLTDHCLNEVDGVVHWVARCHQRKFGNILEGETETCQQIAQQTGILLDPVYTLAAWEMATQLSREEMEGGARVVMLHTGGTLGMFGLAQRYKSYFHKLKEGLSSVKVALH, encoded by the exons ATGAAACTACAAGGTTTAAGCAGTATAAGAACAATCAAGGCCATGAAAACCGGGCTTTGCTCGGCTCAGTTTTCAAGTCATTCTCAg GGTCTTCCTAAAGTTAAACTGAGCGATGAAGAGTTAGTGTCAAAGGTGCTTAATAGAAGATGGATGTTACATATCCCAGATACTGAAATTCACCAAATAAAGCTTTCTCCATCGCAAGGACGAAATAGGGATGGACCATCTGGTAACTTACCCTTTTTGAACAATACCAGACCATATTTTGGTGATGACTTGATGGAGAAGGGCAGTGAAGATCCTTTCTTCTATGTTGTAAGGGATGATTTGTTGCATCCGTTGGTAAATGGTAATAAAGCGAGAAAACTAGATGCATTGCTCCCCCTCCTTCTAGATTATTCTGTGACTGATGTG GTTACATGTGGAGGCTGTCAAAGTGCGCACGCAGCAGCTGTTG CCCAGTCTGGTACTCCAAGCTCTGGGCACATAGATGCTCATGGAAACACCGAGAACCATCCAAGAAAGGTCGTAATCATCAATGAAGGAGCAGGGGATGTTGTAGCATTACTAG GTGTCATTCGCCTGGTGCAGTATCTGTGCCAGAGTCATTTACTTGGAAAAGAGAGACAGATAAAGCTGGTTGTAGATGCTGGCACTGGAACAACAGCCATTGGTTTGGGAATTGGAGCCCAGTGTTTAGG GCTCCCATGGGAGGTAACTGCAGTCATGTTGGCTGATACAATTGATGCATACAGACAACAAGAGCAAAAATTAATCTCTGATTTCAGGACACAATTTGGTTTTCATCTTACTGACCATTGCTTGAATGAAGTAGATGGAGTTGTTCATTGGGTCGCGCGCTGCCATCAGAGAAA ATTTGGCAATATTTTGGAAGGAGAAACAGAGACATGCCAACAAATTGCACAGCAGACTGGTATTCTATTGGATCCTGTGTATACTTTGGCTGCATGGGAAATGGCAACACAACTTAGCAGGGAAGAAATGGAAGGGGGTGCACGAGTGGTGATGCTTCACACAGGGGGCACTCTAGGCATGTTTGGTTTAGCACAGAGGTATAAATCTTACTTCCATAAGCTCAAAGAAGGATTATCCTCTGTAAAAGTTGCACTTCATTAA